The Juglans microcarpa x Juglans regia isolate MS1-56 chromosome 8S, Jm3101_v1.0, whole genome shotgun sequence genome has a window encoding:
- the LOC121244988 gene encoding thioredoxin-like 4, chloroplastic isoform X3, translating into MKFRAKIPSTIKALDTFRTERVRGANDNQWELSDEDDELCPVECVKEFKTDEEFSKIIQKAKGANSLVVVDFYRPSCGSCKYIEQGFAKLCRGSGDKEAAVIFLKHNVIDEYDEQSEVAERLRIKSVPLFHFYKGGVLLEAFATRDKERIDAAISKYTSPAFEDA; encoded by the exons atgaaattcag GGCAAAGATCCCATCTACCATCAAAGCTTTGGACACTTTCCGAACTGAAAGAGTCAGAGGGGCTAATGATAATCAGTGGGAATTAtctgatgaagatgatgagctCTGTCCTGTTGAATGTGTTAAAGAATTTAAGACTGATGAGGAATTCTCCAAAATTATTCAAAAGGCCAAAGGAGCAAATTCTTTAGTTGTGGTAGATTTTTATCGTCCTTCTTGTGGAAGCTGCAAGTACATAGAGCAAGGGTTTGCAAAATTATGCAGGGGATCTGGAGATAAAGAAGCTGCTGTAATCTTCTTAAAGCACAAT GTAATCGATGAGTATGATGAACAATCTGAAGTTGCTGAACGACTTAGAATCAAG TCTGTGCCCCTCTTTCACTTCTATAAAGGCGGGGTCCTGTTGGAAGCATTTGCAACCAGAGACAAAGAGAGGATTGATGCAGCCATTTCTAAATACACATCTCCTGCATTTGAAGATGCTTAA
- the LOC121244988 gene encoding thioredoxin-like 4, chloroplastic isoform X1, whose protein sequence is MQRQKYFHCKAYFGSGKNLNRQIDSRVPCIVPSFLHERSDVRLCLIRAKIPSTIKALDTFRTERVRGANDNQWELSDEDDELCPVECVKEFKTDEEFSKIIQKAKGANSLVVVDFYRPSCGSCKYIEQGFAKLCRGSGDKEAAVIFLKHNVIDEYDEQSEVAERLRIKSVPLFHFYKGGVLLEAFATRDKERIDAAISKYTSPAFEDA, encoded by the exons ATGCAGaggcaaaaatattttcattgtaAAGCATATTTTGGTTCTGGAAAGAACCTAAATAGACAGATTGATTCTAGAGTTCCCTGTATAGTTCCCAGCTTTCTTCATGAGAGAAGTGACGTTAGATTATGTCTTATTAGGGCAAAGATCCCATCTACCATCAAAGCTTTGGACACTTTCCGAACTGAAAGAGTCAGAGGGGCTAATGATAATCAGTGGGAATTAtctgatgaagatgatgagctCTGTCCTGTTGAATGTGTTAAAGAATTTAAGACTGATGAGGAATTCTCCAAAATTATTCAAAAGGCCAAAGGAGCAAATTCTTTAGTTGTGGTAGATTTTTATCGTCCTTCTTGTGGAAGCTGCAAGTACATAGAGCAAGGGTTTGCAAAATTATGCAGGGGATCTGGAGATAAAGAAGCTGCTGTAATCTTCTTAAAGCACAAT GTAATCGATGAGTATGATGAACAATCTGAAGTTGCTGAACGACTTAGAATCAAG TCTGTGCCCCTCTTTCACTTCTATAAAGGCGGGGTCCTGTTGGAAGCATTTGCAACCAGAGACAAAGAGAGGATTGATGCAGCCATTTCTAAATACACATCTCCTGCATTTGAAGATGCTTAA